The proteins below come from a single Deltaproteobacteria bacterium genomic window:
- a CDS encoding TusE/DsrC/DsvC family sulfur relay protein, giving the protein MPLIEYRGKSIEVDEDGFIADPSVWDKDLAEFLAGQQGINALTPDHWKVIQHIRDYYQKFGVAPLIRKLCKDTGFQLKYINELFPNGPAQGACKIAGLSKPTGCV; this is encoded by the coding sequence ATGCCGTTAATCGAATATCGAGGCAAGTCGATCGAAGTGGACGAGGACGGTTTCATTGCCGACCCGTCCGTGTGGGACAAAGATCTGGCAGAGTTCTTGGCCGGGCAGCAAGGCATCAACGCCTTGACGCCGGATCACTGGAAGGTGATCCAGCACATCCGCGACTATTACCAAAAGTTTGGCGTTGCCCCGCTCATCCGCAAGTTGTGCAAGGATACGGGCTTTCAGCTCAAGTATATTAACGAGCTTTTCCCCAACGGCCCGGCCCAGGGCGCGTGTAAAATTGCCGGCCTGTCCAAGCCGACTGGCTGCGTGTAA
- a CDS encoding FmdE family protein encodes MDDKQILMDALKFHGHKCYASVAGVRAGLAALRTLGVKRSGGTQLYSILETGEDHGGICFGDGVQYTTGCTFGKGNIRKQPYGKLAFSLIEKATNRAVRVSYKPTLQKQIGESAFMRKRGLGIMPDEIPEEEQMELVNLVWNAPEADVLTIGPVFEYAGEWFPEVMGFVPCAGCGELTAHAYLRVVKDKHVCIPCSGYER; translated from the coding sequence ATGGACGACAAACAAATACTGATGGACGCGTTAAAGTTTCACGGCCACAAATGCTACGCCAGTGTGGCAGGCGTGCGCGCGGGGTTGGCAGCCCTGCGAACCCTGGGCGTGAAACGCTCCGGCGGCACGCAGTTATACAGCATCCTGGAGACCGGCGAAGACCACGGCGGGATTTGCTTCGGTGACGGCGTGCAATACACCACCGGCTGTACCTTCGGCAAGGGAAACATTCGCAAACAGCCCTACGGCAAACTGGCCTTTAGCCTGATCGAGAAGGCGACCAATCGCGCGGTGAGGGTGAGCTACAAACCTACCCTGCAAAAGCAGATTGGCGAGTCGGCCTTTATGCGGAAGCGCGGCCTGGGGATCATGCCGGATGAAATTCCTGAAGAAGAACAGATGGAACTGGTCAACCTGGTGTGGAATGCGCCGGAAGCGGACGTGCTGACCATTGGCCCGGTCTTTGAGTACGCGGGTGAATGGTTCCCGGAGGTAATGGGCTTTGTGCCCTGCGCCGGCTGCGGCGAGCTGACCGCTCACGCTTACCTGCGCGTGGTGAAAGACAAGCATGTTTGCATCCCCTGCTCAGGATATGAGCGTTAG
- a CDS encoding respiratory nitrate reductase subunit gamma → MLMFQWMMVLSGWGSVLLFVGVSAVKIFKLSRLPLNLRWEIYPSPHGPRERRRYGGSYMEETDWAQKPQTGSFLPAELAEMGTEIFFLKRVRKHNPYGLWPFSLAMHWGDYLLLGWAGLLVVERIVGGADQPVTLTYLVNSVGMAAFALGAVGSLGLAVKRVSHADLRLYTAPVDYFNLLFLAAIFVSGLLSLLADPVFASHRAYVDSVLSFRPVAIPVLTALCFLFFELFLIYMPFSKLIHYFAKYFTIHLTLWEDRFKIKGSPVDEKMAAQLAYRVTWAGPHVATGRTWLEQTHGEKK, encoded by the coding sequence ATGCTTATGTTTCAGTGGATGATGGTCTTATCGGGTTGGGGCTCGGTTTTGCTCTTTGTCGGCGTTTCGGCCGTCAAGATTTTCAAGTTGTCCAGGCTGCCCCTCAACCTGCGCTGGGAGATCTACCCGTCGCCGCACGGGCCAAGGGAGAGACGCCGCTACGGCGGCTCGTACATGGAGGAAACAGACTGGGCCCAAAAACCCCAGACCGGGTCATTCCTTCCGGCCGAGCTGGCGGAAATGGGCACCGAGATATTCTTTCTCAAGCGGGTGAGGAAACATAATCCTTACGGTCTGTGGCCGTTTTCGCTGGCGATGCACTGGGGCGATTATCTGCTGCTGGGTTGGGCGGGCCTGTTGGTTGTGGAGCGCATCGTCGGAGGGGCCGACCAACCGGTTACTCTGACGTATTTGGTCAACAGTGTGGGAATGGCCGCTTTTGCGCTGGGCGCGGTCGGCAGCCTGGGGCTGGCCGTCAAGCGAGTCAGCCACGCCGATCTACGGCTTTATACTGCGCCGGTGGATTATTTCAATCTCCTGTTCCTGGCGGCGATCTTTGTGTCCGGCTTGCTTTCCTTGCTGGCTGATCCCGTCTTCGCCTCTCATCGCGCCTATGTGGACAGCGTCCTTTCCTTCAGGCCAGTTGCGATTCCCGTCCTGACCGCCTTGTGCTTCTTGTTCTTCGAGCTCTTTTTGATCTACATGCCCTTCTCCAAACTGATCCACTATTTTGCCAAGTATTTTACGATCCATCTGACGTTGTGGGAGGACCGCTTTAAAATCAAAGGCTCGCCCGTGGACGAAAAAATGGCGGCGCAGCTCGCCTATCGGGTCACGTGGGCGGGGCCGCATGTGGCGACCGGCCGGACCTGGCTGGAACAGACCCATGGTGAGAAGAAATGA